The sequence GCTCCAGGCCGGGCCAGATACAGGGTACCTGGACACCAGGAAACCAGGTGTGACTGACCTTGGGGAGCTTGCAATCAAAACCCTTTATCCTGCCACCCagctgtccctctcctttcccattccatcttccctgggcctggctctcAGGGTCACCTCCTCTTGGGACTAGGGCCTCCTCGTCTACGCCAACCGGGGCTCAGAAGACGACTTTAAGGAGCTACAGGCTCAGGGCATCCAACTCAAAGGCACCATCGCCCTGACCCGCTACGGGGGTGTAGGACGCGGGGCCAAGGTGAGCAGCAGTCCCCAGGGCAGGGcgctgggtggggagtggggctcAGCAGTGGACAGGAggaagtgagggggaggggaaggagcaaTATTGAGTGGGGGGCTGAGCTGTATTTGTGTTATACCCTGatgtgctgtgtgaccttggatgcctcccctaacctctctgagcctcattagGCAACATTTTCAGCTTTGATATTTTAGGAGTCTAAGACCTCCTGCGAAGCAATTCTTCCCAATATTCAACTTAAATACCCCCAGTtgccctccccacagcctgctTCTTTTCAATTGAAAATTTTGACTAAATAGTACATGTCtatggtttaaaatttttttttaaatatattttattgattttttacagagaggaagggagagagagagttagaaacatcgatgagagagaaacatcgatcagctgcctcctgcacatctcctactggggatgtgcccgcaacccaggtacatgcccttgaccggaattgaacctggtacctttcagtccgcaggccgacgctctatccactgagccaaaccggttttggcaaaattttaaaaaatatatgcaggtATAGCACACGAGAGAGTGTTTAATGGATATGGAATTTCAGATTTGCAAGACGAAAAGAGTTCCAGAGATGGATGGTAGTAATAGTTGAACAAtaatatgaatgtatttaatacctcTGAGcggtacactttaaaatggttaagatagccctagctggtttggctcagtggatagagcatcagccctcaaactgaagggtcccaggttcacttctggccaagggcacatccctccattgcaggctcgatccccggccctggtcagggtgcctgcgggaggcaaccaattgatgtgtctctctcacatcgatgtttctctttctgtatctctcctcctcccttccactctctccaaaaatcaattttaaaaatccatgggtgagggttaaccaaaaaaaatggcttaaataataagttttatgttatgtgtacttgatcatagttttttttttttaatatattttattgattttccacagagaggaagggagagagacagagagtcagaaacatcgatgagaaacatcgatcagccgcctcctgcacacccctcatcggggatgtgcccgcaacccaggtacatgcccttgaccggaatcgaacctgggatccttcagtctgcaggccaacgctctatccactgagccaaaccggttttggcaaaattttaaaaaatatatgcaggtATAGCACACGAGAGAGTGTTTAATGGATATGGAATTTCAGATTTGCAAGACGAAAAGAGTTCCAGAGATGGATGGTAGTAATAGTTGAACAAtaatatgaatgtatttaatacctcTGAGcggtacactttaaaatggttaagatagccctagctggtttggctcagtggatagagcatcagccctcaaactgaagggtcccaggttcacttctggccaagggcacatccctccattgcaggctcgatccccggccctggtcagggtgcctgcgggaggcaaccaattgatgtgtctctctcacatcgatgtttctctttctgtatctctcctcctcccttccactctctccaaaaatcaattttaaaaatccatgggtgagggttaaccaaaaaaaatggcttaaataataagttttatgttatgtgtacttGATCATAGTTTTTAAAGAAGTGCCCATATAAGAgctgaaaaaaaaagggggggggggaagaaccgaataaaagggggtggggacaggcatGATGGAATTTCCAGTTTATAAAAACCCCGTATGAAGTGAAAAGTTCTCCAAAGAGGCCACCACTCTTTCGGCTGCTGGGATATCTATGCAGAGTTTCTGGTGGAGGAAACACATCAACTCTGGCACACAAACTCTGTCCTTGTTCTGCCTTTTTAAAAggtactgttttgtttttattgtagcaaTAAGACCATTTTAACCATCGTTATGTGTACAATGCAGTGGCATTAAGAACATTCACAAAATGTGGcagtcaccaccaccacccacgcCCAGGACTCTGGCTCCATCCCAGATGAAACTGTCCctataaaccagtgatggcgaagcttttgagctcggcgtgtcagcattttgaaaaaccctaacttaactctggtgccgtgtcacatatagaaattttttgatatttgcaaccatagtaaaacaaagacttatatgtttgatatttattttatatatttaaatgccatttaacaaagaaaaatcaaccaaaaaaacgagttcgcaTGTcgcctctgacatgcgtgtcataggttcgccatcactgctataacAGAActcttctgtctccctctcagCCCTGGGAGCCTCTATTCACCTTCTGTCTCTCTGAATTTGCCTTTTCTTGGTATCTCATGTAAGAGAAACCATACGGTATTTGTTCTTTTATGTCTGCCTTATTTCCCTCggcatcatgttttcaaggttgattgtgccgcgccagcacggccaagggtgaacctgagagggggcggtgaaggatttgaaaacacagacaagagaataaagctgggcgctaggtgggacgctgccctctctgatggagagacagcgtcacggactacaagccgtgtcttcattttatagccagattccaccagGCACAGTAAGgacgtggtcaagatgtttacaacattctcgtgggtttcaatcctactcaatgacatgcacctgaactctatcaaacccacatcactcaggcacgtggggccacgtgttcggaccataggttcaagcttacaactgcagctgttggctataattgtgctgggagcgctctgccctccaggctgggacttgcacgtggcaatgagaggactgtgccctctcattagtccgaggcttgaacctgtccaagcactgtagctgctctccacagttCATCAATGttgtatcagaatttccttcgTTTTTGAGGCTGACTTGGGTTGGCATCATCCTGCCAGTGGAAGATCGATCTGGCCTGGCTTCACAGCCAGAACACAGGTGTGCatcctcctcaccctcccctgaacagagcctcccccgcctcctccccctcctgcagGCTGTGAACGCTGCCAAGCACGAGGTGGCTGGGGTGCTGGTGTACACGGACCCCGCAGACGTCAATGATGGGCGGAGCATGCCCAATGAGACCTTCCCGCACTCCTGgcacctgcctccctctggggtgGAACGAGGCTCCTACTATGAGTATTTTGGGGACCCCCTCACTCCCTACCTTCCAGCCAACCCCTCTTCCTTTCGCCTGGACCCAGCCACTGCCTCCGGATTTCCCCCAATTCCCATTCAGCCCATTGGCTTCGAGGATGCCAAAGTCCTTCTCTGGTGAGCTTGTGCCCTGGggtctcctgcccctcctccaagGGCCTCCACATTTCTGCCCCCACACCCCTATTCGCTCTAggctctccctcttctccccagtAACCTCCAaggaccctcagcccaggctgacTGGCAGGGAGCACTGGGCTGTGACTACAAGTTGGGCCCGGGCTTCGAGCCTGGCGGTATGTTcgcaggcaggtgagctgggctcctcctccctcaaccccctctcccctccctactTATGCTTCCCTGACCCCGAGTTTCCCCTCTGCCCACATCAAGGCCTGGCCTTTCCCTTAGTTCTCTCCCAAGCCCTCCCTTGATTCCAAAATGTCTGTCTTGTCTTTGGGGAACCAGTGAGACAGCCGTGTGGCCCACAAGTCCCTGTGGGGTACCCCTGCTCTATCTCAGACCTCCACTCTCCAGTCACCCCCTCTCTTGAGCACACCAAGCTCATTCCCAAATCAGGGTCTCTGCACTGGCTCCTGCCATTCCTGCCGGCACTAACCTTCCCCGCCACCAGGGAGCCTGGCACATCTCACACTTCGGCTGCAGGTTGCTTCCTCGGGTCTGTCTCAGAGAGGGAGGCCCCCAAAGGCTGGGTCCATGTCCATCGCTGCCCAGACCCTGGTGCGGTGCTGGCATCACCAAGTATCTGCTAAGCactgagtgagggagggagagagggagtcaATGAAAAGGAGAACAGGAATCGGAAGAGCTGGGCTCTAGCCTTACTGCCCCTCCTGGTGCTCCTGGGCCCTCCCTGTCCTGTTCCGCCCTAGGCCGGTTTCTCTTGCACTGGGGCAGAGAGCGGGCGTAGAGGTGGGGGTGGCGGAGCCGGACCAACACTCTGCCGCCCCCTTCACTCCCCAGCCAGGTGAACCTGAGTGTTCACAACCGCCTGGAGCTGCGGAACTCCTCCAACGTCCTGGGGATCATCCGCGGGGCTGTGGAGCCTGGTGAGCCCCcaggagcagccctgctctgaggcccCTGACTgcgccctcccccctgcctggcTGACCCACCCTCTTCTCTGGCTTCtgattctcctcctccccccagaccGCTATGTGCTCTATGGAAACCACCGCGACAGCTGGGTGCACGGGGCCGTGGACCCCAGCAGTGGCACTGCTGTCCTCCTGGAGCTCTCTCGCGTCCTGGGGACCCTGCTAAAGAAGGGTGAGCCCCCCGACCCAGGAACTGTCCCCCGGGAGGTCACCTCCAAACCCACTCCTTCTTGGCTCTGGACATCGTCCCACCTCCTGTCTCATTCTCCAGTGCCCCCTTGTGCCTGAGGGCCCTGGAGGCAGACAGGTGTGGACACCAGCCCTGGCCTCGAGTAGCCCAGTGTGGTGCAGGGACCGGACCGGACCACTGATTAATTCGTACAGTAGCTTCTGAGAGTAGCTTCTGGATGGAGGGAGGCCTAGATGCCACTGTGAGCAAGGCAGTGTCCAGGCTCTGCCTCCGCGAGCTTCAGCCCAGTTAAGGCAGGAATGACAGTCCTTAACTCAGCACATGTTCTCGGTGCCACTACATGTCAGGCCCTAAACACCGGAGGCCCCACCGTGAACCCCCAGAGCGCCTGCATGTAAGGACAATTGTGATGGGCCACAAAGAGACTATCTGAGGGCTTCCCCAGGGGCAGCCTGTGGGCCAGTGTTTCTAGGATGATGGGTGGAGAAGGGAGCCGGAGCTGTAGGGTCAGGAGGCCTTCTCAAGCTGCCTCTAacgaagagggaggcagggcgcCGGGGAAGGGACCACCTGACTGAGGGATACTGGTGTTGAGGGCAATGTTGGGGTGCTGGTGGGGTGTCACAGCAGAGGAGGGAGCCTCTGGGAAGACTTGGCTGGAGAGGTACCAGGACCTACCTCCAGCCCTCCGTCCTCTCCACGTCCCCAACCTTTCTGAGTCACCCCAGGATCTGGGGGCCCCTGCCCTCTAACCCTTTATCCCTGCCCCAGGCACCTGGCACCCCCGCAGATCAATCGTGTTTGCgagctggggggcagaggagTTTGGGCTCATTGGCTCCACAGAATTCACGGAGGTAAGTGAGCCTCCAGGGCAGGCGATCAAGGGGATTGCAGGCCGGGCCCCTCCCTGACGCCGCCCCTCCCCGCAGGAGTTCTTCTGCAAGCTGCAGGAGCGCGCCGTGGCCTACATCAACGTAGACATCTCGGTGTTTGGTATGCGGGAGACTGGGCTGCCTGGGAGGGGGCAGATAGAGGGGCTGGGGTCGGGATAGAGCCCTTCTCTGGTTCCCCCACAGCCAACGCCACCCTGAGCGCGCGTGGGACACCCCCGGTCCAAAGCGTCATCTTCTCCGCAGCCAAACAGGTGAAGGGGGCGGGGCGGacggccgggggcggggctacggggggcggggctggagctggccctggttgtgggcggggctgggggtgggactgAGACCGGAGGCGGGCCTTGTAGGACCCGCAGGACTGTGCGTTGGCTGGAGACTAGGGTGGGCCGGGCAGAGGACCCATTACTTGTTGGGTCGGGGAGGGGCCCACCCCGAGACTACCTTCCCCTCTGGTCAGATCCCCGCACCAGGCCCGGGCAGCCTCAGCATCTACGACAACTGGATCCGGTATTTCAACCGCAGCAGTCCAGTGTATGGCCTGGTCCCCAGGTGagcccggggccggggccggggacgAGGCCGGGgcccgggcgggcgggccggcCCAGCAGCCTCCAGCCCATCCATCTTCCTTCCCGCAGCGTGGGCTCTCTGGGTGCTGGCAGCGACTACGCGCCCTTCATTCACTTCCTGGGCATCTCCTCCCTGGACATCACCTACACCTATGACCAGGTGAGCCGCACCGCTCCGTCTCCCAGCTCTGTACTCTGCTCCACTCGCCAGCCCccgcctctcccgccttctctaGAGCAGCCTGAGTCGGCTCCATCACTCAGTAGCTGTGCTACCTCGCCCAACTTTCTTCTCTGAGAATCCGCTTAGGCTCACCTAACATTGAATTTAAGATGCTATTGACTGTAAGATGCACATGCTATGCACTCTTCAGGAGGGGGGAACTGCACTGCCAATGAAGCGTAGAATTACACTGACTGTGAGCATCTTGATTCCAGAATCTTTAAACTAGGAAAAAAAGTTTATCTCAGAATAGATTAAATGCATTGGTGTGAGAGTGAATGAGACAGGGGGTTATAGAATACCCAGCCTGTGTCTCCAAGTCTTTCCCTTCCTGTTCCTGGGTAGTGACGGTAGATTTAAATCCTGTCCGACTCCAAAGCTCTGGGCTCTTCTTCATGTGAAACAGGAAACTGGCACCtgacccagctctgccacttattagctgtgtgatatCAGGCAGgttacttaccctctctgagcaGTTTCTTCTTCTATAAAGTGGGAATTCTAGGAACTACCTCATGGATGGGGCAATGATTACAGGGAATGTCTCTATATACATGGTAGCTCACTGTAGGCACAcctcctcccacttcccaccTCAAGCCTGTCACCTCTGGACTTTGTTTCTCCAGAGCAAGACCTCAGCCCGGACCTACCCCACCTACCACACAGCTTTCGACACCTTTGGTTACGTGGACAAGTTTGTGGACCCCGGTGAGGACAGGGTCAAGAGcatcctggggctggaggaggacgGGCTGAAGACGGAGCCCTGGCCTTGTCGCCCTCTCTGCAGGCTTCAGCAGCCACCAGGCCGTGGCCAGGACGGCGGGGAACGTGCTTCTTCGGCTCAGTGAcagcctcttcctgcctctcaaCGTCAGTGACTACAGTGAGACCCTCCGAAGCTTCCTGCAGGCTGCCCAGCTGTACTTGGGGC is a genomic window of Myotis daubentonii chromosome 9, mMyoDau2.1, whole genome shotgun sequence containing:
- the NAALADL1 gene encoding aminopeptidase NAALADL1 isoform X2; the protein is MQWRKVLGRVAGAAALLGLGIILGHFAIPKGANPPAPSASASQDLDPAILETIMGQLDASRIRENLRELSKEPHLASSPQDEALVQLLLRRWRDPESGLDSAEASTYEVLLSFPSQEQPNHVTVVGPNGTILFSCRQSEENLTGEQGGPDVVPPYAAYAPPGTPQGLLVYANRGSEDDFKELQAQGIQLKGTIALTRYGGVGRGAKAVNAAKHEVAGVLVYTDPADVNDGRSMPNETFPHSWHLPPSGVERGSYYEYFGDPLTPYLPANPSSFRLDPATASGFPPIPIQPIGFEDAKVLLCNLQGPSAQADWQGALGCDYKLGPGFEPGGMFAGSQVNLSVHNRLELRNSSNVLGIIRGAVEPDRYVLYGNHRDSWVHGAVDPSSGTAVLLELSRVLGTLLKKGTWHPRRSIVFASWGAEEFGLIGSTEFTEEFFCKLQERAVAYINVDISVFANATLSARGTPPVQSVIFSAAKQIPAPGPGSLSIYDNWIRYFNRSSPVYGLVPSVGSLGAGSDYAPFIHFLGISSLDITYTYDQSKTSARTYPTYHTAFDTFGYVDKFVDPGFSSHQAVARTAGNVLLRLSDSLFLPLNVSDYSETLRSFLQAAQLYLGPLLEKHSISLGPLVTAVEKFEGAAVALGQRISALQKGTFE
- the NAALADL1 gene encoding aminopeptidase NAALADL1 isoform X1; protein product: MQWRKVLGRVAGAAALLGLGIILGHFAIPKGANPPAPSASASQDLDPAILETIMGQLDASRIRENLRELSKEPHLASSPQDEALVQLLLRRWRDPESGLDSAEASTYEVLLSFPSQEQPNHVTVVGPNGTILFSCRQSEENLTGEQGGPDVVPPYAAYAPPGTPQGLLVYANRGSEDDFKELQAQGIQLKGTIALTRYGGVGRGAKAVNAAKHEVAGVLVYTDPADVNDGRSMPNETFPHSWHLPPSGVERGSYYEYFGDPLTPYLPANPSSFRLDPATASGFPPIPIQPIGFEDAKVLLCNLQGPSAQADWQGALGCDYKLGPGFEPGGMFAGSQVNLSVHNRLELRNSSNVLGIIRGAVEPDRYVLYGNHRDSWVHGAVDPSSGTAVLLELSRVLGTLLKKGTWHPRRSIVFASWGAEEFGLIGSTEFTEEFFCKLQERAVAYINVDISVFANATLSARGTPPVQSVIFSAAKQIPAPGPGSLSIYDNWIRYFNRSSPVYGLVPSVGSLGAGSDYAPFIHFLGISSLDITYTYDQSKTSARTYPTYHTAFDTFGYVDKFVDPGFSSHQAVARTAGNVLLRLSDSLFLPLNVSDYSETLRSFLQAAQLYLGPLLEKHSISLGPLVTAVEKFEGAAVALGQRISALQKGTFDPLQVRMLNDQLMLLERAFLNPRAFPEERYYSHVLWAPLNNFLDTFPGLANAFLRAIDTDPGSAAWAEVQRQLSIVVVALEGAAATLRPVADL